A segment of the Rhizoctonia solani chromosome 12, complete sequence genome:
AGAGCGAGATCATTCTTCGAAGGAAATAGAACGGCTCAGATCGGAACTCGAGAGCGCACTTTCCATGAGCTCTCAAAGTCAAAGTACGATATCTCTACTAGTGGAAGAAAAGTCTAATTTAGGCGCCCAACTAACATATTTTGAGGATCTGGAGGCTCGTAAGTATCGTATTAGTTTCTATGGATTTAAGTCTGAGCTTGGTGTATTTCAGGCAGTCAAGAAACTGATCGACGACTGGAAGAGAACAAGGCACTTGCGGAAAAGCTCAATACGCGAGTAGCAGAGCTTGAAACTAGCCTTCGTAATGCAACCTCAGCCAATGAGGACCTAACGACCAAGGAGAGGGAAGCTAGCGACCGCGTTCGAGAACTTGTAAGTATTGTTTTGACCCAGATCTTTGCCAGGGCTACGCTCATTCTATTTAGGAGCGATCATCAACACAATCATCTAGGACGATATCTGACCTTCAAGCGGAACTTAAGGATCAACGTGCTCGCGTCCGAGAGTTGGAAGAGCAAATTGAAGCAGACGATCGAGTGGAGGTTCTGGAACGTCGACTCAAGAGCATGCAAGACCGATCGGAAGAGCTCGAGGAGAAGTTCAATAAAAGTAAACAGGTAAGCGTTTTATCCTGCATTCATGCGTGCTATCTTTAAACTTACGTTCAATCTTTGAAAGTCTGCCTCGAAGCTCAAGGTCGAGAGGGATGCTTTAGAGTCTAAATACAATGCTTCCGAGGAGGCGCTAAACCAGGCGCAACAAAAGCTGGTCGAACTTCAAACTAAATGCGATCAACTCAATACTGAACACCTCACCCTCGTGACCACGCATAATTCTCTAGAATCGACCAAAACCGACTTGAGTACTCGCTTGGCAGATTTGGAGCAACAGCTCGAAAGAACGATCAAAGAATTGCAAGATGCTGTTGTAACGCACGCTAACACCAAGGAACAACTTAATGaagcccttgcccttgtttCCCGTGGAGCGAGTACTGAATCGACACTGGCGACTCTCCAGGCAGAAAATGAAGGATTGCTAGCAAATCTTGCAGAGATGCGGCCTAAAATCGTGGAGCTTACCGAGGCTAAACTAACTCTGGGCGAGGCCATAGAGGCGCGCGATAAATTGGTTCGCGACTACGAGACCCAGATCAAAACTCTCGAAAGCGAACTCGCAGACGCGCATTCCCAAAAGGATGATTCCGGGAACAAGATCACGGAGGCCAAGGCTCATGCTTCGGCTCTAGAAAAGCAACTCGATCGCGAAAAACTTGCTATTTCGGAAGCCTATGCGGCGTATGAGGAACTTCAATCCCGGCTGACCCTCGTAGAAGAGCAATTTAAGGAGTCTGAGTTGTCTAAGGCCGAGTTGCGTTCGCGCATCGAACAATCCGAAGATAGGGCAAACAGACTAGATACAGATTTGGAGCGACGCGCACGCGAAGTTACGGCTCTACTCGAGGAAATAGAAGGTCGCACACGTGAAACCGCCGAACTACGTAACTTCCTAGATAAAAGTCGTACAGACCTGGATGCTGCAAACAGCGAGATCGCTGCTCGTGAGGACGAACTTTCACGGCTCCGTTTGAATGGATCCAAATCTCCAACGCATGACCCTACGCTAGCTGGGGAGACGATGGAACTcgaactatctacaatgcGATCGCGTATTCGTGCACTTGAGGCCGAAGTCTTTGACGCCCATGCGCGCGAGCATTCACTGCAGCGGCAAGTTGCGGAACTTCAGGATACTTCCAAGCGAATGAATTCAAGTATGACATGGGGGATCGAAGGAGGACGTTCGGCAAATTCAGGACGAGGGCAAATTGGCACTGATTCGCACCGAGTTTCTGGGGAGTTGGAACCCACACGCGCCAGTGTGGGAAATTCACGCGCTTTCCCCCCTAACCATGCAGGACGTATGAATAAGATGTCTGCTCTGGATGCGTCTCTTCCACTAGAGACTCGTCGCAAGCGCGCCGTAAGCCTGAATATGTTACGTGCACGTATCCTCAGTGAAATGGCTAGCGGGGCAAGTGGAGTATCCCCTAACATTCGCCTTGCGAACATAGGGGAGGAGTATTCATCTGCAGGTACGAGTAACCTCGTGGGAGGTGATGACGAGGCGCATGTATTCTGGTGTAGTGCATGTGAAGGAGAGCTTGTGGTGTTATAATCAGGTTCTAGGTTGCTATGGTTGCTTTCGATGCACGGATAGACATATAGAATGATCTACTTAGCTATTCTT
Coding sequences within it:
- a CDS encoding autophagy-related protein 16 produces the protein MSDSAIDDDRAAKAARAKALQAKEEGGSTAGSPSTPALSSLRHSTVASPSQDGSSYAPSEIADDNRSEASVNVLSQASPIPKSSASGPPQDVTKETPAAQVTSPINVSNHADASGLFSSIQPASGFRSASSLFGGDEGPSFIPTPSPGEIALSRSELERTRRELEDAQTRLQEMESQAETVRANLKAAEQASRRAKEETAVAEEAAKRTTEELRKANSTIEDMREDQRAAREDATAAYEAMRATETAKRQSEEELANLKRELEKIKEDAHSERDHSSKEIERLRSELESALSMSSQSQSTISLLVEEKSNLGAQLTYFEDLEARSQETDRRLEENKALAEKLNTRVAELETSLRNATSANEDLTTKEREASDRVRELERSSTQSSRTISDLQAELKDQRARVRELEEQIEADDRVEVLERRLKSMQDRSEELEEKFNKSKQSASKLKVERDALESKYNASEEALNQAQQKLVELQTKCDQLNTEHLTLVTTHNSLESTKTDLSTRLADLEQQLERTIKELQDAVVTHANTKEQLNEALALVSRGASTESTLATLQAENEGLLANLAEMRPKIVELTEAKLTLGEAIEARDKLVRDYETQIKTLESELADAHSQKDDSGNKITEAKAHASALEKQLDREKLAISEAYAAYEELQSRLTLVEEQFKESELSKAELRSRIEQSEDRANRLDTDLERRAREVTALLEEIEGRTRETAELRNFLDKSRTDLDAANSEIAAREDELSRLRLNGSKSPTHDPTLAGETMELELSTMRSRIRALEAEVFDAHAREHSLQRQVAELQDTSKRMNSSMTWGIEGGRSANSGRGQIGTDSHRVSGELEPTRASVGNSRAFPPNHAGRMNKMSALDASLPLETRRKRAVSLNMLRARILSEMASGASGVSPNIRLANIGEEYSSAGTSNLVGGDDEAHVFWCSACEGELVVL